CACACCATTGCCGGGGATGTCAGTGCCGTAGAAGTGTCAGCAGAAATTTTAAAATGCTTGAAACAACGCGCAGAAGAAGCCTTGGGTGGTGATTTAACGGGCGCAGTAATCACCGTACCTGCTTATTTTGATGATGCCCAGCGCCAGGCAACTAAAGATGCTGCTAAGCTGGCCGGTCTTAAAGTCTTACGCCTAATCAATGAACCCACAGCCGCCGCTGTGGCCTATGGTCTGGATTCCGGTAGCGAAGGTATTCATGTTATTTATGATTTAGGTGGCGGTACCTTTGATATTTCCATTTTAAAACTGACCAAGGGTATTTTTGAAGTCTTATCGACAGCCGGTGACTCGGCTCTGGGTGGTGATGACTTAGATCAGCTATTAAGCGATTGGATTATTGAACAAATCAATGTCAATGAGCTGGATGCCAAAGTATTGCGGCGCATTTCAGATGCCGCCAGAGTAGCAAAAGAGACGCTCAGCCAAAATGAAAATTGCACCATAACGATTGAGTCCGATGTAGAACAAGCTTGGGAAGTTGAAATTTCCCGTGAAAAGTTTGAATTATTAATTCAGCCCCTCATTCGAAAAACACTCGTACCCTGTCGCCGTGCTTTACGAGATGCCGGGATTGAAAGTGATGAAATACAAGATGTGGTGATGGTTGGCGGTTCGACTCGAGTGCCTTTAGTGCGTCAAATGGTTGGTGAATTTTTTAGTACCGAGCCATTAGTCGATTTAGATCCGGATAAAGTGGTGGCTATTGGTGCAGCACGTCAAGCCGATATCTTAGCGGGCAATAAATCCGAGGATGATATGTTATTGCTGGATGTTACCCCGCTCTCATTAGGCTTGGAAACGATGGGAGGACTGGCAGAAAAAGTCATTCATAGAAACACCACCATTCCCGTGGCCAGAGCGCAGGATTTCACCACCTTTAAAGATGGTCAAACCGCTATGGCGATTCATGTGGTTCAGGGAGAGCGAGAATTAATCAGCGATTGCCGTTCTTTAGCACGTTTTGAATTACGTGGCATACCACCGATGGTTGCCGGGGCCGCCAGAATTCGAGTCACCTTTCAAATTGATGCGGATGGCTTGCTTTCTGTTGCTGCCCGAGAAGAAACCTCCGGTGTAGAAAGCAGTATTCAGGTTAAACCTTCCTATGGTTTAAGTGATGGTGAAATTGAAACCATGCTCAAAGACTCATTCAGCTATGCACAGGATGATGTGGATGCTAGAAAATTACGTGAAGAACAAGTTGAAGCTAGCCGCGTTGTCGAAGCGCTTAATGCCGCATTAGAAGAAGACGGTGAAAAATTACTCTCTGCCGAGGAGCGAGCAGAAATTCGTCAGGGAGTTGATGAATTGACTGAAATTGCTCAGCAGGATGATCAACGAGCAATCAAACTTAAAATTGAAGCCGTCGATAAGATTACTTCAGAATTTGCACAACGCCGTATGGATGCCAGTATCAATCTGGCCTTGAGCGGTCAACGTGTTGACGATATTAACTAAATAAGCCACATAATTAACAAGCTAAAGTGTAAAGGGCCAGAAAATGACTAAATTAATTTTTTTACCGCATGAAGAGATATGTCCTGAAGGTGCGGTTATAGAAGTAGAACCGGGCATGACTATTTGTGATGCTGCTCAGGAAAATGACATTGAAATTGAACATGCCTGTGAAAAATCCTGTGCCTGTACTACTTGTCATGTCATTGTGAGAGAAGGCTTTGATTCTTTGGAAGAAGCTACTGAACTGGAAGAAGACTATCTGGATAAGGCTTGGGGCGTTGAACCTGATTCACGCTTGAGTTGTCAGACTGTGGTTGCCGATGAAGACCTAGTGATTGAAATACCTAAATATACCATTAATATGGTCTCTGAAAATCACTAAGCTTTGGTTAACAAGCTTTAAGCTGGAAAAGTCTGATTTTCCCAGCTTAAAACAGTCATAAAAAATAAGTAAGCAGGAGATAAGTAATGGGCTTAAGATGGACCGATACACATGAAGTGGTTATTGAACTTGATGAGTTGTATCCAGATGTTGATCCACAGTATGTGAGTTTCCCTGATCTGATGTCATGGATTTTGGCGTTGGATGGCTTTGAGCAAACGGAAGAACATTGTGGTGAGCAAATTCTTGAAGCCATACAAATGGCCTGGATTGCCGATCGTGAGTGAACAGGCATCAAGTCAGCCTATTAACTTTAAGTCCAATAAAATTAACCTATTAGGTTATGATTTGGCCCACATGAAGGCTTTTTTTTCTGAAATTGGAGAAAAGCCTTTTCGCGCTGTGCAAGTGTTAAAATGGATTCATCAATTTGGTGCTCATGACTTTGCTCAGATGAGCAATGTCAGCCAGACACTGCGCCAACGGCTCAGTGAAATCGCTGAAATCAAAGCCCCTGAAATTGTTGCCGAACAAAAGGCCAGCGATGGTACGATTAAATGGCTAATGCGTCTTGATGGTGGCAATAGCATTGAAACGGTTTATATCCCTGAAGACAATCGCGGTACACTATGTGTTTCATCACAGGTCGGTTGCGCCTTGGATTGTGGTTTTTGTTCAACGGCGAAGCAGGGTTTTAACCGCAATCTAACCAGTGCAGAAATTATCGCCCAGTTATGGGTCGCTAATCTGGCCTTAAACCCTCTAGCTCAAGCCTCTTCAGATGACTCAGATAGTACGCATCATGGTAAAGTTCAGGACTCAAAAAATCGTGTCATTACCAATGTGGTATTAATGGGCATGGGCGAACCACTACTTAATTTCAACAATGTGGTTGAAGCGATCCATTTAATGCTTGAAGACAACGCTTATGGTTTATCCAAACGTCGTGTGACCCTCAGCACCGCCGGAGTTGTGCCAGCATTGAAACGCCTGCGTGAAGAATGCGATGTTAGCTTGGCCATTTCACTGCATGCCCCCAATGATGAAATTCGTGATAAAATAGTCCCCCTGAATAAAAAATACCCCATCAAAGAGCTATTAGCGGCTTGTCAGCACTATTTCAGCGGTGATACGAAAAAGAAGCAGTTTACCATTGAATATGTTATGTTAGCCGGGGTTAATGATAGTGAGAAAAATGCCCGCGAACTGGCTGTTTTACTAAAAAATATGCCCTGTAAAATCAATCTCATACCATTTAACCCGTTTCCAAGCAGTGATTTTGAATGCTCGAAAATGCACACCATCAATCGCTTTAAAGATATTTTATACAAGGCCGGTTATGTGGTGGTGGTACGCAAGACACGAGGTGAAGATATTGATGCTGCGTGTGGTCAATTAGCGGGTAAAGTAAAAGACAAAAGTCGCCGAACGGGTGTAGAAAATAAATAAAACGCTGCTTATTTTTGCTGTAACTGTAAAAGGGAAGTTATTTTGATGAAAAAGTTGTTTATCGTATTATTGTCCTTGGGTGCTTTGAGTGCCTGTCAGAATTCGCCACTGAGTGACAGTACTGCTGGTGACGATGACTTAAGTGTTCGTTATTCTGAAAGTAGTAGTGGCGAAGGTGGCAATAAAGCGTCAGAGATTAATACCCAATTAGGCGCAGGCTATATTGGTAATGGTAATTACGAACGTGCCTTGATTAAATTAAATAAAGCCTTAGAGTTTGATGCGAATAATGCCCAGGCACATAATTATCTTGGGGTGTTATATGGCCGTTTAGAGCGCCCGGACAAAGCGGAATCGTCATTTAATAAAGCGCTGAGAATTGCACCCAATAATTCTTCTATATTAAATAATTATGCTATTTTTCTCTGCGAGCAGAAAAATTACGAAAAAGCGCGTGTGATGTTTAAACGGGTGCTTAACAACCCGCTTTATACTAATCTTGACCAGGCTTATCAGAGTGCAGGCTTTTGTGCTTTGAGCAATAATAATTGGGATCTAGCAGAAAAACTCTATCGAAAATCATTGGATCTGACGGCTAATTCAGCCTTAGCATTACTCGGTTTAGCCAAAGTAAACTACAAGAAGCAGAATTTTCAATATGCCTGGAGTTATTTTGAGCGCTATTATAAAGTGTCTGTACTGGATTCAGATGCGCTATGGTTAGGGATTAATATTCTAGAGGAAGTGAGTAAGCCGGATAAAAATTTATTATCTAGCTTTAAATTGCAATTAAAAAGTAAATATCCAGACTCGGACGAAACCAAATGGTTTTATGAAGGCAAGCAGGAATACTAAACTTGGATAAACAATCTGAACAACAAGCACTGAAAGATATTATTGCGTCCAAAGAAGATGGCTTTGGTGTGCAGTTTAAAGCCGCCCGTGATGAACAAAATTTAACGGTTGAAGAAGTTTCCAGAAAACTGCATCTGGATAAAAAAATCATACTGGCTTTGGAAAAAGAAGATCATACGCAATTACCTGTGGCTACTTTTGTTTGTGGTTATATTCGTAACTATGCAAAATTCTTAAACATCCAGCCAGATCCATTGATCGAATATTATAAAAATGTGAGCGGTTTTGATAATTTTTCGCCTGAGCTGAAAGTGATTAAATCGAAGCATTTAACGGGCCAATCAAGTTATTTCACCGCTTTTTCTGCCATTATTGTTCCCGTAATGATATTGTTACTTATTTTGGCCTTGGCTGCGGGTGGTTGGCAATTGTGGTTATATGGTTCAGAAAATTATTTAAATAATACCTCGGACTCAGCTTCTAAAACTGTCTCATTAGTTGAATCAACAGAGCTGCGAGATACGGATGCTGAGACTTTATTGCTACCCGATATTGGTGAAGCTTACAATGAGCAAGCCATTTCGGCTGGAGATAAATATGTTGAAGGCTCTCATCTAGTTGAAGGCTCTCATCTAGTTGAAGACTCTCATCTAGTTG
This genomic window from sulfur-oxidizing endosymbiont of Gigantopelta aegis contains:
- a CDS encoding helix-turn-helix domain-containing protein — translated: MDKQSEQQALKDIIASKEDGFGVQFKAARDEQNLTVEEVSRKLHLDKKIILALEKEDHTQLPVATFVCGYIRNYAKFLNIQPDPLIEYYKNVSGFDNFSPELKVIKSKHLTGQSSYFTAFSAIIVPVMILLLILALAAGGWQLWLYGSENYLNNTSDSASKTVSLVESTELRDTDAETLLLPDIGEAYNEQAISAGDKYVEGSHLVEGSHLVEDSHLVEGSKPVEGSKPVEDSKPVEDSKPVEDSKPVEDSKPIADSLITEASQREESAQVESTSANIKNQLIVEFSGSSWVKIKGADGKVLASGLKKASKVLHLEGKLPYQVFLGDARVVKISLNGQVFDQSRYINEKNVARFKVK
- the rlmN gene encoding 23S rRNA (adenine(2503)-C(2))-methyltransferase RlmN, translating into MNFKSNKINLLGYDLAHMKAFFSEIGEKPFRAVQVLKWIHQFGAHDFAQMSNVSQTLRQRLSEIAEIKAPEIVAEQKASDGTIKWLMRLDGGNSIETVYIPEDNRGTLCVSSQVGCALDCGFCSTAKQGFNRNLTSAEIIAQLWVANLALNPLAQASSDDSDSTHHGKVQDSKNRVITNVVLMGMGEPLLNFNNVVEAIHLMLEDNAYGLSKRRVTLSTAGVVPALKRLREECDVSLAISLHAPNDEIRDKIVPLNKKYPIKELLAACQHYFSGDTKKKQFTIEYVMLAGVNDSEKNARELAVLLKNMPCKINLIPFNPFPSSDFECSKMHTINRFKDILYKAGYVVVVRKTRGEDIDAACGQLAGKVKDKSRRTGVENK
- the fdx gene encoding ISC system 2Fe-2S type ferredoxin; the encoded protein is MTKLIFLPHEEICPEGAVIEVEPGMTICDAAQENDIEIEHACEKSCACTTCHVIVREGFDSLEEATELEEDYLDKAWGVEPDSRLSCQTVVADEDLVIEIPKYTINMVSENH
- the hscA gene encoding Fe-S protein assembly chaperone HscA, coding for MALLQISEPGETTAPHQHKLAVGIDLGTTNSLVASVRSGMAETIADEQGQHLLPSVVQFLGKNEQGYQTDVGYQAHKNAAKDPKNTIASVKRYMGRGLEDIEQQSMYDIVTEGDSVVPRIHTIAGDVSAVEVSAEILKCLKQRAEEALGGDLTGAVITVPAYFDDAQRQATKDAAKLAGLKVLRLINEPTAAAVAYGLDSGSEGIHVIYDLGGGTFDISILKLTKGIFEVLSTAGDSALGGDDLDQLLSDWIIEQINVNELDAKVLRRISDAARVAKETLSQNENCTITIESDVEQAWEVEISREKFELLIQPLIRKTLVPCRRALRDAGIESDEIQDVVMVGGSTRVPLVRQMVGEFFSTEPLVDLDPDKVVAIGAARQADILAGNKSEDDMLLLDVTPLSLGLETMGGLAEKVIHRNTTIPVARAQDFTTFKDGQTAMAIHVVQGERELISDCRSLARFELRGIPPMVAGAARIRVTFQIDADGLLSVAAREETSGVESSIQVKPSYGLSDGEIETMLKDSFSYAQDDVDARKLREEQVEASRVVEALNAALEEDGEKLLSAEERAEIRQGVDELTEIAQQDDQRAIKLKIEAVDKITSEFAQRRMDASINLALSGQRVDDIN
- the iscX gene encoding Fe-S cluster assembly protein IscX, whose translation is MGLRWTDTHEVVIELDELYPDVDPQYVSFPDLMSWILALDGFEQTEEHCGEQILEAIQMAWIADRE
- the pilW gene encoding type IV pilus biogenesis/stability protein PilW, with the translated sequence MKKLFIVLLSLGALSACQNSPLSDSTAGDDDLSVRYSESSSGEGGNKASEINTQLGAGYIGNGNYERALIKLNKALEFDANNAQAHNYLGVLYGRLERPDKAESSFNKALRIAPNNSSILNNYAIFLCEQKNYEKARVMFKRVLNNPLYTNLDQAYQSAGFCALSNNNWDLAEKLYRKSLDLTANSALALLGLAKVNYKKQNFQYAWSYFERYYKVSVLDSDALWLGINILEEVSKPDKNLLSSFKLQLKSKYPDSDETKWFYEGKQEY